The genomic window GGAACAATTGTTGCGCCGGTCGCGCCGGATGGATCAGCCGCGCGCACCAGCACATAGTCCGAATACAGCGTGCCGGTGCTGTAATATTTGGTGCCGTTCAGAAAATAATCGCCCTTGCCGTCGGGCGTGAACGTCGTCCCCGGTGTCACATTGCCGACGCGCGGGCTTTCAAGCTCGGTCGTCGCAAGCCCGATGATGGCGCCCTGGCCGACCGCCCTCTGCCATTGCCGGCTCTGCTCGTCCCTGGGCTTGCGTACCAGGCGCTCGACCACGCTGAAATGGTTGCGCAGGATATGCGCGACATTGGCGTCGGCCTCGCCTAGGCGGATGACGAAAGCGAAGAGATCGCGGATCGTGCTGCCGGCGCCGCCGGCCTCCACCGGGAGCCGCAGCGCGCCGAGGCGAGCCCGGCGAATGAGATCAATGACCTCGAACGGCAGGACGCGGTCGCGCTCGCGGCTACTTTCCCCCTCGGCAATCTGGTTGAGCAGGGCCTCGAGTTCCGGAGAGCCGGTCTTGAGCGGCTCCGACGGCGTCAGGGAGGGCGTGGATACGGTCTTGTTCATTGTCTTGACCTGCTGGAGCGTTCTCAAAGCTGGGCGAGATGATCGGTCACCTTGACTGGCTCGGGCAGAACCTTGCGGGCGACGAGCCAGTCGGCGGCCTTTTGCAGCTCGCTGACGAACTGCTCATCCTTGACCGCGAAGTAGCGATATTGGCGCTTCAGGGCGATGAACTGGTCGCGGAGCTCATCGCTGTACTTGCCAGCCTTCTGCGCGATGTATTCGGCGTCCTTGGCGTTCTGCGAGGCCCATTGTCCTTCGGCACGGAACGCATCGTTCACGGCCCGCACCAGCGAGGGATTGTCCGTCGCGAATTTACGAGTGGTCAGGTAGGACGTGTAGTCGATCTGAAATTCGAGATCGCGGCCTTCCAGGAAGATGTCGTGCGCCTTGTATTCAAGCCGCGCGATATCGACGCCGGGGCTCCACATCGACCAGGCGTCGACCTTGCCGGAGGCAAGTGCCGGCGCAGCATCGGGCGGATTGAGATAGATGAACTTTACCGCAGAACGGTCAACCTTGTGCTTCTCAAGCGCGGCAACCAGCAAGAATTCGCCGAGGCCTGAGCGGTTGACCGCGACTGACTTTCCGACGAGGTCCTCGACCTTGTCGATACCGGAGCCGTCCTTGGCGATGATCGCTGTGGTCCGCGGCTCGTAGACTACGAACTGGGTGAACACCAGCGGCGAGCCGGCGATGATGGCGGCGAGCGCCGGGGTCGTGCTGCCGCCGAAGCTGAAGTCGGCGCTGCCGCCAGTGACGGCCTGCAATGTCGGGGCATGGTTCGGGAAGGGCCCGAGCCATTCGACCTTGATCCCATCCTTGGCCAGCGCCTTCTCGAACTCGCCGCGCTCCTTGGCGATCAGGTTGAGGCCCCCGAGGCCCCAGGTCAGGCGGACTGTATCGGTGGTGCGGCCAGGCGCGGCGTCGGCGAACTCGCCGATATTCATGCTGGCGAGCGCGCCAATGCCGAAAGCTGCGGAGCCGAGAAAGCTGCGCCGGGATGGTTTGGCGGAGGGAAAGTCTGACATATTTGCCTTCCGGATAACTTAGTTAGGAGAATGGGAGACCACGCCAAGCTCGCCGAGGAGCTCGGCGCGTGAGATGGAAGTCGAACCATCGCTGCGATGCTCGAAGGCGATCGCGCCGTCGCGCATCACGAGGATGCGATCGGCCAAGGCGATCGCCTCGTCGACATCATGGGTGACGAGCAGGACGCCGGGTTGATGGTTGGCAACGAGTTCGCGGACGAGCTCGTGCATGCGGATGCGGGTCAGCGCATCCAGTGCCGCAAACGGCTCGTCGAGCAGCAGGAGCTCGGGCTGCTGCACCAGCGCGCGGGCGAGGGCGACGCGCTGGGCTTGCCCGCCGGAGAGATTGCGGGGCCAGTCTTCGAGCCTATCGCCGAGGCCGACTTCGGTCAGCGCTTCGGCGGCACGCTCGCGAGGATTCGGAACCTGCAAGCCAAGCGCCACGTTGCGCCAGAGATTGTCCCAGGGCAGGAGCCGATGCTCCTGAAACACCACTGCCGGCCGCCGGGGTGCCACGATCCGCCCACCCTGGATGGGATCGAGACCGGCAAGCGCCCGCAACAGCGTCGTCTTGCCGCAACCGCTCTCGCCGAGCAGGACGACAAATTCGCCACGCTCGATACGCAGGTTCAGCTTCTCGATGACGACGCGACTGCTGTAGCTACGGACGAGGTTGCTAACGACGACGGCGGGTCCAGATTCGGATGGCTGGGCGGGGAGCGCAGCGACATGCGCGTTCATCGCGCCGCTCCGTAGTTCGGATGCCAGGCGAGCAGGCGCTGTTCGAGGAAGCGGGCAATGGCGTCGGCCGCGACGCCGATGAGCGCGTAGATCACGATCGTAAGGACGATCACGTCGGTGCGCAGGAACTCGCGCGCATCCATCGCGAGAAAGCCGATCCCCGACTGTGCGCCGATGGTCTCAGCTACCACCAGCGCCAGCCACGCCGTGGCAAGAGCATAGCGTACGCCGGTCAGGATCGACGGCAGCGCGCCGGGCAGGATGATGCGGCTTATCAGTTGAATCGAATTCAGGCCCTGGACCCGTCCGAGCTCGAGCAGCTTCGGGTCGACCTGACGGATGCCGAGGACGGTGTTGATGTAGATCGGAAACGTGACGCCGAGCGCGACAAGGAAGATCTTCTCTGCTTCGCCGACGCCCAGCCAGACAATGACCAGGGGAAGTGAAGCGAGGAAAGGGATGGCCCGGATCATCTGGATGCTGCGGTCGATTGCGGCTTCCGCGATCCGCGAGAAGCCGACAAGGACGCCGAGCGTGGCGCCGACGGCCGCGCCGATCGCAAAACCCGCCACGGCGCGCAGCAGGCTGACGCTGAGATCGTTCAACAGGCTCCCAGTGACTGCAAGCTTGAACGCCGTTCGGACAACCTTGGTCGGTGCGGGCAGCACCTGTGGGGAGAGCCATCCCACCTGCGCAAGCGTTTCCCAGATGAGGACCAGCAGAACGGGCGCAATCCAGGACAGGAGTTGAAGGCCGCGGGCGCCAAGCTTGGTTGCTGGCGCGAGCGACTTAATGCTCCGCGATGACGGGGCGTTATCCGGACCGATCGTCGTGCCGTCGATTTGGCTCAGTTCGATATTGCTCAAGGCGTGAGACCTCGTTCCACCGCCTGCATCTGATGCAGGAGGTGCGGCGCCAACGACGTGTCGTTCGCCAAAAATGTCCCACGAAATCGCGCCGACAGAAATAGAGCGGTATTTCAATTGTCGTTCGCTCCGGAGCGATCTGCTGCCGTCACGGCACCGGTGCGCGACAAAGAACATCTTTTTGAGGTGCATCTGCTTGATCTTGCGTCAACCCTCGGCGAGAACGCGTACCGATCGATGGTATGGTGAGAGAAAGTTGCGGGAGAGCACGATGGCGATTGCACCCATTCGTTTCGGCATCTGGGCGCTGGTGCATGGGCCGCGCGCCGCGCACCATGACCCGGAGGAGCCCTATGATGCGTCATGGGAGCGTAATCGCGATCTGGTGCTCACAGCCGAAGAGCTCGGCTATGATTCTACGCTGATCGCTCAACATACGATCAATCCACATCAGGAAGACCTCGATCAGCTTGAGGCCTGGAGTGCCGCGGCGGCGATCGCGGCGCTGACCAAGCGCATCGAGATCATCGCCGCGATCAAACCTTATCTCTACCATCCCGTCGTGCTGGCAAAGCTTGCACTCGGCATCGAGAACATTAGCCGCGGCCGATTTGCAATCAACCTCGTCAATGCTTGGAACCGCCCGGAATTGGAGAAGGCGGGGATCGGCTTTCCGGACCATGACGCTCGCTACGCTTATGGCAAGGAGTGGATCTCCGTCGTTGCCCGCCTGATGGAGGGCGAACGCCTCAACTACAGCGGCGAGCACTTCAAAGTTACCGACTATGCGCTGCGTCCGACGAGTCTGTACCGCAAGCGCCCGGTCATCTATGTCGGCGGAGAATCCGAGCCCGCGCGAGATCTGGTGGCAGGCGATGGCGACGTCTGGTTCATCAATGGTCAACCGCTGGAGGATGTGGCCGGCCTGATCGCCAATGTTGCCGCGCGCCCGCGCGGTGCGGCCCCGCCGCTCCGTTTCGGCCTGTCCGCCTTTGTCGTCGCACGCAAAACCAGGGAGCAGGCACAAGCCGCCTACGAGCGACTGCTTAGCCTCGCTGCAAAAGATGCGCCGATGAAGGCGATCCAGAAGAAGAATACCGACCCGAAGGTCGTGATGATGCAGACCATGCAGAAGACGCCGCGCGTCGGCAGCAATGGCGGCACGGCAGCGGGACTGGTCGGGAGCTATGATGAGGTCGCAGCGCGTATCGAGGCCTTCCATGCGGCCGGCATCGAGCTCTTCATGCTGCAATTCCAGCCGTTCGAAGCGGAGATGCGGCGATTTGCGCTCGAGGTGATTCCGCGCGTGCGGGCGAAGCAATCGACCGCGCCTGCCGAGAGGCTGGCCCAGTCCCTAGGATAGATCGCTGCGGCGTCCGGCGCCCGATTTGCATAGGGGCTCGCCGATTGCGGCAGACCAAAGTGATCGCAGAGCGGCGGGCCTATGTATTCGGTCCGGAACAGACCGCGCTTCTGAAGGATGGCGTGACGGCGTCGACGAAGCCTGCCGTCAATTGCGAGAGACATCCTATCCGCGCGACCACTTCTACCATTCTGCGCAGCTGAGTTTGTTTCCATTTCGACGAACGGTCGGAAAAAATCGAATTGCCAAATCGCTGTGACGCAGCACGCGCATCGCTATTTTCAGAGCCCGCTCGACAGCTGGGCAATCCAACCGCATCATTTTCGTCGACAAGCATGGCTTGCCGCGCATAGAGCGTGCTCTAGAGATCGAAGGAGTTGCAGATGGCCTGGGAGACCCGGAATTTCGAAACGCTGGCGCTTCACGGCGGATCGTATCGGACTGATCCTGCCACAGGCGCAGTGGCGGTTCCGATCTACCAGACCACATCGTTCCAATTCGAGAACACCGATCACGCGTCCCGCCTGTTCGCGCTCGAGCAGCTCGGCCCAATCTACACCCGCATCGGTAATCCGACCCAAGAGGCCTTTGAAACGCGGCTTGCCGCATTGGAGGGTGGGGCGGCCGCGCTTGCGGTTTCCTCCGGACAAACCGCTTCCGCGTTCGCGATCTTCAATATTGCGCAAGCCGGTGACAATATCGTGTCCTCAACGGACCTCTACGGCGGGACCTGGACGCTGCTCTCGCAGACCTTGAAGCAGTTCGGCATCGAGGTCCGGTTCGTCGATCCCTCCGATCCTGAGAATTTTCGTCGCGCAACCGACGCCAAGACACGCGCCTATTTCGCCGAGACGCTCCCCAATCCCAAGTTGAACGTATTTCCGATCAGGGAGGTTGCCGACATCGGGCGTTCGCTGGGTGTCCCGTTAATCCTCGATAACACCGCCGCGCCTTTGAGCGCGCGCCCGTTTGAGCACGGTGCCGCAGTGGTCGTCTACTCGACGACGAAGTATATCGGTGGCCACGGGACCGCGATCGGTGGTGCCATCGTTGACGGCGGTAACTTCGACTGGGCTGTGCATGCCGAACGCTTCCCGCTTCTGAATAAGCCCGACGAGGCCTACCATGGCGCGATCTGGACGGAGGCCGCGAAGCCGCTCGGCCCGATCGCCTATATCCTTCGAGCCCGCGTCAAGCTATTGCGCGATCTTGGCGCATCGATCGCGCCGCAAAATGCCTTCCAATTCATCCAGGGCCTCGAAACGCTGCCGCTGCGCATCCGGCAGCACAACGAGAACGCCGTCAAGGTCGCAAACTTCCTCGCCAAGCATGCTTCGGTGTCGAACGTCATCTTCCCGGGCTTGCAAAGTGGAGAAAACAAGCGCCGGGCGGACGCGTATCTGAAGGGCGGCTACGGGGCCTTGGTCGGGTTCGAGCTGAAAGGTGGCGTAGAGGCGGGTCGACGTTTCATCGATGCGCTGAAACTGTTCTACCACGTCGCCAATATCGGTGATGCGCGGTCGCTGGCCATTCATCCGGCCTCGACAACGCATCAGCAGCTCACCGCGGACGAGCAACTCGCCGCCGGTGTCACGCCCGGCTATGTGCGCCTATCGGTCGGGATCGAGCACCCCGACGACATCCTGGCGGATCTCAGTCAAGCGCTGAAAGCGGCCGACGCCGGTGCCGGTGCGCGCAAAGCGGCGTGAAATAGATCATCTGAATTGCAATGGACCTGAGACTTTGAGGTTGTCCTTCGCGTCGCCCAACCGCAGGCCTTTGGCTTGGCTCACTGCCGCGACTTTCGCCGACGAGCCTCTGAAAATCGCGACCAGGGCCGGCCCGGTTGGGCAGTTGGCGTCGTTTGCCGCCAAGCTCGCCAAAGAGAAGGAACAGGGTTAAGCTCGTCGAGCTCTCGGACTGGGTCGCCCTGAACGAAGTCGTGAACA from Bradyrhizobium zhanjiangense includes these protein-coding regions:
- a CDS encoding NrtA/SsuA/CpmA family ABC transporter substrate-binding protein, which gives rise to MSDFPSAKPSRRSFLGSAAFGIGALASMNIGEFADAAPGRTTDTVRLTWGLGGLNLIAKERGEFEKALAKDGIKVEWLGPFPNHAPTLQAVTGGSADFSFGGSTTPALAAIIAGSPLVFTQFVVYEPRTTAIIAKDGSGIDKVEDLVGKSVAVNRSGLGEFLLVAALEKHKVDRSAVKFIYLNPPDAAPALASGKVDAWSMWSPGVDIARLEYKAHDIFLEGRDLEFQIDYTSYLTTRKFATDNPSLVRAVNDAFRAEGQWASQNAKDAEYIAQKAGKYSDELRDQFIALKRQYRYFAVKDEQFVSELQKAADWLVARKVLPEPVKVTDHLAQL
- a CDS encoding ABC transporter ATP-binding protein; amino-acid sequence: MNAHVAALPAQPSESGPAVVVSNLVRSYSSRVVIEKLNLRIERGEFVVLLGESGCGKTTLLRALAGLDPIQGGRIVAPRRPAVVFQEHRLLPWDNLWRNVALGLQVPNPRERAAEALTEVGLGDRLEDWPRNLSGGQAQRVALARALVQQPELLLLDEPFAALDALTRIRMHELVRELVANHQPGVLLVTHDVDEAIALADRILVMRDGAIAFEHRSDGSTSISRAELLGELGVVSHSPN
- a CDS encoding ABC transporter permease subunit, with translation MKSLAPATKLGARGLQLLSWIAPVLLVLIWETLAQVGWLSPQVLPAPTKVVRTAFKLAVTGSLLNDLSVSLLRAVAGFAIGAAVGATLGVLVGFSRIAEAAIDRSIQMIRAIPFLASLPLVIVWLGVGEAEKIFLVALGVTFPIYINTVLGIRQVDPKLLELGRVQGLNSIQLISRIILPGALPSILTGVRYALATAWLALVVAETIGAQSGIGFLAMDAREFLRTDVIVLTIVIYALIGVAADAIARFLEQRLLAWHPNYGAAR
- a CDS encoding LLM class flavin-dependent oxidoreductase; translated protein: MAIAPIRFGIWALVHGPRAAHHDPEEPYDASWERNRDLVLTAEELGYDSTLIAQHTINPHQEDLDQLEAWSAAAAIAALTKRIEIIAAIKPYLYHPVVLAKLALGIENISRGRFAINLVNAWNRPELEKAGIGFPDHDARYAYGKEWISVVARLMEGERLNYSGEHFKVTDYALRPTSLYRKRPVIYVGGESEPARDLVAGDGDVWFINGQPLEDVAGLIANVAARPRGAAPPLRFGLSAFVVARKTREQAQAAYERLLSLAAKDAPMKAIQKKNTDPKVVMMQTMQKTPRVGSNGGTAAGLVGSYDEVAARIEAFHAAGIELFMLQFQPFEAEMRRFALEVIPRVRAKQSTAPAERLAQSLG
- a CDS encoding O-acetylhomoserine aminocarboxypropyltransferase/cysteine synthase family protein, which produces MAWETRNFETLALHGGSYRTDPATGAVAVPIYQTTSFQFENTDHASRLFALEQLGPIYTRIGNPTQEAFETRLAALEGGAAALAVSSGQTASAFAIFNIAQAGDNIVSSTDLYGGTWTLLSQTLKQFGIEVRFVDPSDPENFRRATDAKTRAYFAETLPNPKLNVFPIREVADIGRSLGVPLILDNTAAPLSARPFEHGAAVVVYSTTKYIGGHGTAIGGAIVDGGNFDWAVHAERFPLLNKPDEAYHGAIWTEAAKPLGPIAYILRARVKLLRDLGASIAPQNAFQFIQGLETLPLRIRQHNENAVKVANFLAKHASVSNVIFPGLQSGENKRRADAYLKGGYGALVGFELKGGVEAGRRFIDALKLFYHVANIGDARSLAIHPASTTHQQLTADEQLAAGVTPGYVRLSVGIEHPDDILADLSQALKAADAGAGARKAA